A genomic stretch from Bacillus sp. N1-1 includes:
- a CDS encoding penicillin-binding protein 2 codes for MIKEKMKKTHVPFRLNILFLFVFLLFSILILRLGMIQIVQGEDFERISEQTENVTAKSSAPRGKMYDRYGRVIVDNEPTFTLTYIRNQNTKQEERLEVARKLASFIEMDTDKVTERDLKDFWIITRPEKAKAKLSEEEWEELESKKAYSLQIDRINEEDLKEITSDKDELKIAAIKRQMDSGYALSSQSIKKGLTREEIAQVSENLKDLPGVDISPDAERIYPYNETMETMFGNLGQIPKESLDAYTMKGYDNNDLVGISYLEKQYEDLLRGQKSMKKYVTDKSGKPIGEPEVIPGKRGNDLVLTVDIDLQQKLETILEEELRKARARGNPYADRAYAIGMDPDTGEILAFGGTKYSSKDNEYIEYSYGTLSEAYEMGSAVKGASVLTGYETGVISHGTTLYDTPISIPATNDKASYANLGWVNDVEALERSSNVYMFRIAMMMAGYDYVPNTSGIPWDPYAYNEVRYHFNQFGLGNKTGIDMPIETTGINGGIQQIGNLMDLMIGQFDTYTPLQMAQYISTIANDGKRIQPHFLKEVHEASNVDGLSNIIVDQFDTNVMNRIQMSQSDINRVQNGLWRVTNASNGTATKYFKGTDFTHAGKTGTAEVKFGRDNNIDGFNLTFVGYAPYEDPEIALAVVVPSLSSDRNESVNKDIARRLFEAYFDLKDEPKPAAPIEEE; via the coding sequence ATGATTAAGGAAAAAATGAAGAAAACACATGTGCCGTTTCGGCTAAATATTTTGTTTCTCTTTGTTTTTCTATTGTTTTCTATTCTTATCCTTAGACTTGGGATGATTCAAATTGTGCAAGGGGAAGATTTCGAACGAATATCAGAACAAACCGAGAATGTAACAGCGAAATCATCGGCCCCTAGAGGAAAGATGTACGATCGGTACGGACGAGTTATTGTCGATAACGAGCCAACGTTTACATTAACCTATATTCGAAATCAAAATACGAAACAAGAGGAAAGACTTGAGGTTGCTCGTAAATTAGCTTCATTTATTGAGATGGATACGGATAAGGTGACAGAGCGCGATTTGAAAGATTTCTGGATTATTACTAGACCTGAAAAAGCCAAAGCCAAATTATCAGAAGAAGAGTGGGAAGAACTTGAGTCTAAAAAGGCTTATAGCCTACAAATTGATCGCATCAATGAAGAAGATCTTAAGGAAATTACAAGTGATAAGGATGAATTGAAAATTGCGGCAATCAAACGACAGATGGATTCGGGATATGCACTCTCTTCTCAATCAATTAAGAAGGGATTAACACGTGAAGAGATTGCGCAAGTTAGTGAAAACCTTAAAGATTTACCAGGAGTCGACATATCGCCAGATGCGGAACGGATTTATCCTTATAATGAAACGATGGAAACAATGTTTGGGAACTTAGGTCAAATTCCAAAAGAATCGTTGGATGCTTATACAATGAAAGGGTACGATAATAACGATCTTGTTGGCATCAGCTATCTTGAGAAGCAGTATGAGGATTTATTAAGAGGGCAGAAGTCGATGAAAAAATATGTAACTGACAAATCAGGAAAGCCAATAGGGGAGCCTGAAGTGATTCCAGGAAAAAGAGGGAATGATCTCGTACTAACTGTGGATATTGATCTGCAACAGAAGTTAGAAACAATTCTTGAAGAAGAACTAAGAAAAGCAAGAGCGCGGGGAAACCCATATGCGGATCGTGCTTATGCGATTGGAATGGATCCTGACACTGGTGAGATATTAGCATTTGGTGGGACAAAATACAGCTCTAAAGACAATGAGTATATTGAATATTCTTATGGAACCTTGTCGGAAGCATACGAAATGGGTTCAGCAGTAAAAGGAGCATCTGTGCTAACGGGCTATGAAACGGGAGTGATTAGTCACGGCACAACCTTATATGATACCCCAATTTCTATACCTGCTACCAATGATAAGGCGTCATATGCAAACCTCGGTTGGGTGAATGATGTTGAAGCGTTAGAAAGATCATCCAACGTCTACATGTTCAGGATCGCCATGATGATGGCAGGGTATGATTATGTTCCAAACACAAGTGGGATACCGTGGGATCCATATGCATATAATGAGGTTCGCTATCATTTTAATCAATTTGGTCTTGGAAACAAGACAGGAATTGATATGCCAATTGAAACGACTGGAATCAATGGTGGAATCCAACAAATAGGTAACTTAATGGACTTAATGATTGGCCAATTTGATACGTACACACCTCTTCAGATGGCTCAGTATATTTCAACGATTGCAAACGACGGAAAAAGAATTCAGCCTCATTTCTTAAAAGAAGTTCATGAGGCATCAAATGTCGATGGGTTATCGAATATCATTGTTGATCAGTTTGATACAAACGTTATGAATCGTATTCAAATGAGTCAAAGCGATATTAACAGAGTACAAAATGGTTTATGGAGAGTTACGAATGCTAGTAACGGAACAGCAACGAAATATTTCAAAGGAACAGATTTCACTCATGCTGGTAAAACGGGTACGGCTGAAGTGAAATTTGGTCGTGATAATAATATTGATGGATTTAATTTAACCTTTGTAGGTTATGCTCCTTATGAAGATCCAGAAATTGCGTTAGCGGTTGTGGTTCCTAGCTTAAGTAGTGACAGAAATGAATCTGTAAACAAAGATATTGCGAGACGATTGTTTGAAGCTTATTTTGACCTTAAAGATGAACCGAAACCTGCTGCACCTATTGAAGAAGAATAA
- the cls gene encoding cardiolipin synthase, whose amino-acid sequence MHIISILLGILFVLNLVFAALVIFLERKDAGATWAWLMVLLFIPFLGFVMYLVFGQNLSRRRLFDWDNIKKVGIEDLIEEQVSEIKSGVYPFRHEEIARHKDLIYMHLVNDDAVLTQDNSIRIFSDGEEKFNALIEDIGQARDHIHFQYYIFQKDELGRRIVEKLAQKAREGVKVRVLYDEMGSRKTRKRFFRELIEAGGEVEVFFPSRIPYVNTRLNYRNHRKLVIIDGVLGYVGGFNVGDEYLGLNPKFGYWRDTHLRIEGSATLAMQTRFLLDWNHAARNKVGYEACYFPIIEPIGKAGVQIVSSGPDSEWEQIKNGYIKLITSAKRTIFIQTPYFIPDASLLDALRIAALSGVDVRLMIPNKPDHPFVYWATYSYVGELLKAGARIYIYQNGFIHAKTITVDREISSVGTANIDVRSFRLNFEVNAFIYDEEISTELTNIFIKDMEKSVELTGGSYLERSLWIRFKESISRLLSPIL is encoded by the coding sequence ATGCACATTATATCGATTTTATTAGGGATTTTATTTGTACTTAATCTTGTTTTTGCAGCTCTTGTTATTTTCCTCGAACGCAAGGATGCAGGTGCAACATGGGCCTGGCTTATGGTATTGCTTTTTATCCCTTTTCTTGGTTTTGTGATGTATTTAGTGTTTGGGCAAAACTTAAGCAGAAGGCGGTTGTTTGACTGGGATAATATTAAAAAAGTAGGAATTGAGGATTTAATTGAGGAGCAGGTTAGTGAAATTAAAAGCGGCGTTTATCCTTTTAGGCATGAAGAAATTGCGCGACATAAGGACCTGATTTATATGCATCTTGTGAATGATGATGCAGTACTAACACAGGACAATAGCATCCGCATTTTTTCAGACGGTGAGGAAAAGTTCAATGCCCTCATTGAGGATATTGGTCAAGCGAGGGATCATATTCACTTCCAATATTACATTTTCCAAAAAGATGAGCTAGGTAGAAGAATTGTAGAAAAGCTCGCTCAAAAGGCACGTGAAGGGGTAAAGGTTCGCGTTCTTTATGATGAGATGGGATCAAGAAAAACAAGGAAGCGTTTTTTCAGAGAGCTGATAGAAGCTGGTGGAGAAGTAGAAGTCTTTTTCCCTTCACGCATCCCTTATGTGAATACACGGCTGAATTACCGAAATCACCGAAAACTTGTGATTATTGACGGCGTACTTGGCTATGTTGGGGGATTCAATGTTGGTGATGAGTATCTTGGGTTAAATCCGAAATTTGGTTATTGGCGCGATACACACCTTCGAATTGAAGGTAGTGCAACTCTCGCTATGCAGACGAGATTCTTGTTAGATTGGAATCACGCTGCACGGAACAAGGTAGGTTATGAAGCGTGCTATTTCCCTATCATTGAGCCGATTGGAAAAGCCGGTGTGCAAATTGTGAGCAGTGGACCTGATTCTGAATGGGAACAAATTAAAAATGGTTACATAAAGCTAATCACCTCAGCAAAACGAACAATCTTTATCCAAACCCCTTACTTTATACCTGATGCAAGTCTGTTAGATGCCCTGCGTATCGCGGCACTTAGTGGTGTAGATGTTAGATTAATGATTCCCAATAAGCCAGATCATCCATTTGTTTATTGGGCGACCTATTCCTACGTTGGCGAATTACTAAAAGCGGGGGCGAGAATCTACATTTATCAAAATGGTTTTATTCATGCAAAAACCATCACAGTCGATCGTGAAATTTCTTCAGTCGGCACCGCTAACATTGATGTACGGAGTTTCCGACTAAACTTTGAAGTAAACGCATTTATTTATGACGAAGAAATATCAACAGAGTTAACGAACATTTTTATTAAGGATATGGAAAAAAGTGTGGAATTAACGGGAGGGTCCTACTTGGAAAGGTCTCTCTGGATTCGATTTAAAGAGTCGATTTCAAGGCTATTGTCTCCTATTTTATAA
- a CDS encoding FMN-dependent NADH-azoreductase, whose product MAKVLYITAHPHDDTQSYSMAVGKAFIDTYKEANENDEVVHLDLYREHIPQIDADVFSGWGKLQSGKGFEELSASEKEKVQRLNELSEEFIEADKYVFVTPLWNFSFPPVMKAYFDSVSVAGKAFKYTENGPVGLLTDKKAIHIQARGGIYSEGPAAEMEMGHRYFTTMMQFYGVPSYDGLFVEGHNAMPDKAKEIKQNAIARAKDTALTF is encoded by the coding sequence ATGGCAAAAGTATTATACATCACAGCACATCCACATGACGATACACAATCTTACAGCATGGCAGTAGGAAAAGCTTTTATCGACACTTACAAAGAAGCGAATGAGAACGATGAAGTCGTTCATCTCGATCTGTATCGTGAGCATATTCCTCAAATTGATGCTGACGTTTTTAGCGGCTGGGGTAAATTACAGTCCGGAAAAGGTTTCGAAGAACTATCTGCAAGTGAAAAAGAAAAAGTACAGCGCCTTAATGAATTAAGTGAAGAATTTATTGAGGCTGATAAATATGTGTTCGTAACACCACTCTGGAATTTCTCTTTCCCTCCAGTTATGAAAGCTTATTTTGACTCAGTGTCCGTGGCTGGTAAAGCCTTTAAATATACTGAAAACGGACCTGTTGGTCTTTTAACCGATAAAAAAGCAATCCACATCCAGGCTCGCGGCGGCATTTATTCAGAAGGTCCTGCAGCAGAAATGGAAATGGGTCATCGCTACTTTACAACGATGATGCAATTCTATGGCGTACCAAGCTACGATGGACTTTTTGTAGAAGGTCATAACGCAATGCCAGATAAAGCGAAAGAAATTAAGCAAAATGCTATTGCGCGCGCAAAAGATACCGCACTTACATTCTAA
- a CDS encoding cation transporter encodes MEQVTLKINGMTGDHCVAVIRSALLELSGVSAVEIHFKEGNADVTFDSNKVSLSALQEIVENQGYVVS; translated from the coding sequence GTGGAACAAGTAACCTTGAAAATTAACGGGATGACTGGTGATCACTGTGTAGCAGTGATTCGTAGCGCCTTACTAGAATTAAGTGGTGTATCGGCTGTTGAAATTCATTTTAAAGAAGGAAATGCAGATGTTACCTTTGATTCAAACAAGGTTTCTCTATCAGCTTTACAAGAAATAGTGGAAAATCAGGGATACGTTGTCTCATAA